The following coding sequences are from one Halorubrum sp. BOL3-1 window:
- a CDS encoding M20 family metallopeptidase, which translates to MDELADLTERLVSIPSHEDETVAGDAIAEWLRAETDAAVERDDAGNVLAFAGATDDPDADSLALVGHHDVVPPAPGQTTGEGTDGDYVVERRDGRIYGRGTADMKGSVAAAMCAFRDATPPADRELVFASFVGEEVGGEGARHAIGAGFAPDRAVVAEGSTNYSKPGVTDVVVGHRGRRGSRLVAHGEAAHASEPDAGENAIYRAYDAIDAVRGLDTPRATVLGNDVSGSLAVTIVDGGDTWNVIPERCEATVDERTVPGGRADLAGVADATPGVELVVDQDLPPMACADPAFADAALDVARAVHDDRGLDDPEHVTKPHATDAGRLAGAGTECLVCGASELGEAHTDTESASLDVLDRCYEIYTRLAEREL; encoded by the coding sequence ATGGACGAACTCGCGGACCTGACCGAGCGGCTCGTCTCGATCCCCTCCCACGAGGACGAAACGGTTGCGGGCGACGCGATCGCGGAGTGGCTGCGCGCGGAGACGGACGCGGCCGTCGAGCGCGACGACGCGGGCAACGTCCTCGCGTTCGCGGGCGCGACCGACGACCCCGACGCCGACTCGCTCGCCCTGGTCGGCCACCACGATGTCGTCCCGCCCGCGCCCGGGCAGACGACCGGCGAGGGGACGGACGGCGACTACGTCGTCGAGCGGCGAGACGGCCGGATATACGGGCGCGGGACCGCGGACATGAAGGGGTCGGTCGCGGCCGCGATGTGCGCGTTCCGCGACGCGACGCCGCCGGCGGACCGGGAGCTGGTCTTCGCCTCGTTCGTCGGGGAGGAGGTCGGCGGTGAGGGGGCGCGACACGCGATCGGCGCCGGGTTCGCGCCGGACCGGGCGGTCGTCGCGGAGGGGTCGACGAACTACTCGAAGCCGGGCGTCACGGACGTGGTCGTCGGCCACCGCGGTCGCCGGGGATCGCGACTCGTCGCGCACGGGGAGGCCGCCCACGCATCGGAGCCGGACGCCGGCGAGAACGCGATCTACCGCGCCTACGACGCCATCGACGCGGTCCGCGGACTCGACACGCCCCGAGCGACGGTCCTCGGCAACGACGTGTCGGGGTCGCTCGCGGTCACGATCGTCGACGGCGGCGACACGTGGAACGTGATCCCGGAGCGCTGTGAGGCGACGGTCGACGAGCGCACGGTCCCCGGCGGTCGCGCCGACTTGGCCGGTGTCGCCGACGCGACGCCGGGCGTCGAACTCGTCGTCGATCAGGACCTCCCGCCGATGGCCTGCGCCGATCCGGCGTTCGCGGACGCCGCGCTCGACGTCGCCCGCGCGGTCCACGACGATCGGGGCCTCGACGACCCCGAACACGTCACCAAGCCGCACGCGACCGACGCGGGCCGGCTCGCGGGCGCGGGCACGGAGTGTCTCGTCTGCGGCGCCTCCGAGCTGGGGGAGGCACACACCGACACGGAGAGCGCCAGTTTAGACGTCCTCGACCGCTGTTACGAGATATACACCCGGCTCGCGGAGCGGGAGCTGTAG
- a CDS encoding 50S ribosomal protein L31e, with the protein MSTNDFEERVVTVPLRDAKDKPVQQRADYAMKITRRHLAKHFSVDEDDVVIDGSVNEAVWTNGRQNPPSTVRVRAARFVEDGEPVVEAEHAE; encoded by the coding sequence ATGTCCACGAACGACTTCGAGGAGCGTGTCGTCACCGTCCCGCTCCGCGACGCGAAGGACAAGCCCGTTCAGCAGCGCGCCGACTACGCGATGAAGATCACGCGCCGGCACCTCGCGAAGCACTTCTCCGTCGACGAGGACGACGTGGTCATCGACGGGTCCGTCAACGAGGCCGTCTGGACGAACGGGCGACAGAACCCGCCCAGCACGGTTCGGGTCCGCGCGGCTCGGTTCGTCGAGGACGGCGAGCCGGTCGTCGAGGCCGAGCACGCAGAGTAA
- a CDS encoding 50S ribosomal protein L39e, with protein MGDKSKAQKKRLAKAERQNTRVPAWVMMKTDMNVTRNPKRRNWRRNDLDE; from the coding sequence ATGGGAGACAAGTCGAAGGCCCAAAAGAAGCGGCTGGCGAAGGCGGAACGCCAGAACACCCGCGTCCCCGCGTGGGTCATGATGAAGACGGACATGAACGTGACGCGAAATCCCAAGCGGCGCAACTGGCGCCGGAACGACTTAGACGAGTAA